In one Bordetella pertussis 18323 genomic region, the following are encoded:
- a CDS encoding type II toxin-antitoxin system HipA family toxin — MGRRSHSRSLSIWTNGVRVGRWTVPARGEMELQYDVDWVRADVGRPLSLSLPFNLQNLPLKGERVANYFDNLLPDSDAIRRRVAERFRTGSVDPFDLLKAIGRDCVGAVQILEDEEIPEGFDRIEGVPLSEEDIERHLIETVTPRAFAAGRDPDADFRISLAGAQEKTAFLWWGGQWLAPRGATSTSHIFKLPLGLVGGRRADFSTSVDNEWLCLKLLKAYGLDVAEASIATFGQQRVLVVERFDRRVAPNGQWLMRLPQEDFCQVEGCSPLRKYENEGGPGLKALFATLRQSVNAAVDMRTLMAAQILFWLLRAPDGHAKNFSIQLLPRGRFQLTRLYDVMSAYPVLGDGANQWSPFEIKLAMALIGKNRHYEMHGIQRRHFNSTAQKVGYGPTAEPIIEDLLARTPAIIAAVQADLPQDFSPRVADSVLGGLAQAAKSLGAMMP; from the coding sequence ATGGGGCGCCGATCGCACAGCCGCAGCCTGTCCATCTGGACCAACGGCGTTCGCGTCGGGCGTTGGACGGTTCCCGCTCGCGGAGAGATGGAACTGCAGTACGACGTGGATTGGGTCCGTGCCGACGTCGGCCGGCCACTTTCGCTGTCGCTGCCATTCAACTTGCAGAATCTGCCCCTCAAGGGGGAGAGAGTCGCCAACTACTTCGACAATCTGCTACCGGACAGCGACGCTATCCGTCGTCGCGTGGCCGAGCGATTCAGGACGGGCTCGGTCGATCCCTTCGATCTGTTGAAAGCCATTGGACGCGATTGCGTTGGCGCCGTACAGATCCTGGAAGACGAAGAGATACCTGAGGGCTTTGATCGCATCGAGGGCGTGCCTCTGTCCGAGGAGGACATCGAGCGGCATTTGATCGAAACCGTTACGCCGCGCGCCTTCGCTGCGGGCCGGGACCCGGACGCGGATTTCAGAATTTCTCTGGCCGGCGCGCAAGAGAAGACAGCCTTCCTGTGGTGGGGCGGACAGTGGCTTGCGCCGCGTGGCGCGACATCGACGAGCCATATTTTCAAACTTCCATTGGGCTTGGTGGGTGGACGGCGGGCTGACTTCAGCACTTCTGTTGATAACGAATGGCTGTGTCTGAAGCTGCTGAAGGCGTATGGGTTGGATGTGGCTGAGGCCAGCATCGCAACCTTCGGACAGCAGCGAGTGCTGGTGGTCGAGCGATTCGACCGGCGTGTTGCGCCCAACGGGCAATGGCTGATGCGCCTGCCGCAGGAAGATTTCTGCCAGGTCGAGGGGTGCTCGCCGCTACGCAAGTATGAAAACGAGGGCGGCCCAGGACTCAAGGCCTTATTCGCCACGCTGCGGCAGTCAGTGAACGCAGCGGTCGATATGAGAACGTTGATGGCGGCGCAGATCCTGTTTTGGTTGCTGCGGGCACCCGATGGCCACGCCAAGAATTTCAGCATCCAGTTGTTGCCGCGCGGCCGTTTCCAGTTGACTAGACTGTACGACGTGATGTCGGCCTATCCGGTACTGGGCGATGGCGCGAATCAGTGGTCGCCGTTCGAAATCAAATTGGCGATGGCATTGATTGGCAAGAACCGGCATTACGAGATGCACGGCATCCAGCGCAGGCACTTCAACAGCACCGCACAAAAAGTTGGTTATGGCCCGACGGCGGAGCCGATCATTGAAGACCTGTTGGCCCGTACGCCCGCGATCATTGCCGCCGTGCAGGCCGATTTGCCGCAGGACTTCTCGCCGCGTGTTGCGGACTCCGTCCTGGGTGGGCTTGCGCAGGCCGCAAAGTCGCTCGGCGCAATGATGCCGTAA
- a CDS encoding helix-turn-helix domain-containing protein: protein MPPPSQPLLTTGQLGAVLQAARKAQGLTQSALASRIGLSQSRVSHLELNAHQLSVEQLLAWCAALGLELTIATRGSPAGSSDADW, encoded by the coding sequence ATGCCGCCGCCATCACAACCTCTGCTCACTACCGGCCAGCTTGGCGCGGTCTTGCAGGCTGCACGCAAAGCACAGGGACTGACTCAATCGGCCCTGGCCAGTCGTATCGGCCTGAGCCAATCGCGGGTCTCGCACCTGGAGTTGAATGCCCATCAACTGAGCGTGGAGCAGCTCCTGGCCTGGTGCGCGGCGCTAGGGTTGGAGTTGACGATTGCGACTCGCGGAAGTCCCGCAGGGTCTTCCGACGCGGATTGGTGA
- a CDS encoding AAA family ATPase, which yields MKLRRIALEAFRKFRQPVALEDLDGGLNITVGPNEAGKSTFVAALRAAFLERYATNKPLADLAPWDMPDARSSVTVDFTHDGHAYSLRKQFLHRARCELLIDGGAQRHEGEEAENLLARLLGYEFAGRGLSRPEHAGVPGLLWIQQGEGQTLLAPAGHAGMHVRAALTEVSGELAATDGDRLFERVAAERAALLDARGGKPKGAYKEAEEAWARAREQCETLAAAKRQVDDDVDRLARLRAEYERAQREQPWQAMAERAAQARQRLEGIARERQALEQLQRELAQADETLALLAEQVGRDQHDAEALAQLRNDAQAAQQAMEPARAALERVQAGQGELAAQVAHWRERLACAQAGAERGDLAEQLARLQADAQRQQQALQQAAELAAAVAGHQAQLAESAIDADTVARLREQERLLNELRAQQRAMATRLHHRLLPGKQVELDGVALAGDAQVLITSAARVRIDGVGELEILPGGRDLPALLDELRARGAERDALLGKLGVPDLAGAEARLAASEQARRDLDMARKALRIHAPDGVPALQAEQAATARRRDQLQARLQALPPAAAGDMPPLAEIQQALRAAEQAAEHGARATVAARTELDTQAARAQLLQAQWQAREQDYAGEQRSAQRAQRGLRLVEARALRDSLARRAKEAGAALAAHQPELVEQDLQRYERSAALEREAQHRRHGELLQLQGRLEQAGAQGLGEQLLLAEADLQRLARRRAEYVERAEALDLLWRLLDEHRTAATQRLLEPLARRLQHYLALLFPGAQWRLDETLMPVALRRDGLEDGLDALSFGTREQLGVLARLAYADLLAQAGRPALLVLDDALVHADDARRDLIKRALFDAASRHQVLLFTCHAEAWRDMGVPLRELPSGG from the coding sequence GTGAAGCTGCGCCGCATCGCCCTGGAGGCGTTTCGCAAATTCCGCCAGCCAGTCGCGCTGGAAGACCTGGATGGCGGCCTGAACATCACCGTGGGTCCCAACGAGGCGGGCAAGAGCACCTTCGTCGCGGCCCTGCGCGCCGCGTTCCTGGAACGCTACGCCACCAACAAGCCGCTGGCCGACCTGGCGCCCTGGGACATGCCGGACGCGCGGTCCTCGGTGACGGTGGATTTCACGCACGACGGCCACGCGTATTCGCTGCGCAAGCAGTTCCTGCACCGCGCGCGCTGCGAGTTGCTGATCGACGGCGGCGCGCAACGCCATGAAGGCGAGGAAGCCGAGAACCTGCTGGCGCGGCTGCTGGGCTACGAGTTCGCGGGCCGCGGCCTGAGCCGGCCCGAGCACGCAGGAGTGCCGGGCCTGTTGTGGATCCAGCAGGGCGAAGGACAGACCCTGCTCGCGCCGGCCGGGCATGCCGGCATGCACGTGCGCGCGGCGCTGACCGAGGTGTCGGGCGAGCTGGCCGCCACCGACGGCGATCGCCTGTTCGAGCGCGTGGCGGCCGAGCGCGCCGCCTTGCTGGATGCGCGCGGCGGCAAGCCCAAGGGGGCCTACAAGGAAGCCGAGGAAGCCTGGGCGCGGGCCCGCGAGCAATGCGAGACGCTGGCCGCCGCCAAGCGCCAGGTCGACGACGACGTCGACCGGCTGGCGCGGCTGCGCGCCGAGTATGAGCGAGCCCAGCGCGAACAGCCCTGGCAGGCAATGGCCGAGCGGGCCGCGCAGGCGCGCCAGCGCCTGGAAGGCATCGCGCGCGAACGCCAGGCCCTGGAGCAATTGCAGCGCGAGCTGGCGCAGGCCGACGAGACCCTGGCGCTGCTTGCCGAGCAGGTCGGGCGCGACCAGCATGACGCCGAGGCGCTGGCCCAGTTGCGCAACGACGCGCAGGCCGCGCAGCAGGCCATGGAGCCGGCCCGGGCCGCGCTCGAGCGCGTGCAGGCCGGGCAGGGCGAGCTGGCTGCCCAGGTGGCGCACTGGCGCGAACGCCTGGCCTGCGCGCAGGCCGGCGCCGAGCGCGGCGATCTGGCGGAGCAACTGGCTCGCCTGCAGGCCGATGCGCAGCGCCAGCAACAGGCCTTGCAGCAGGCCGCCGAACTGGCGGCGGCGGTCGCCGGGCATCAGGCGCAACTGGCGGAGTCGGCCATCGATGCCGATACCGTCGCGCGCCTGCGCGAGCAGGAGCGCCTGCTCAACGAATTACGCGCGCAGCAGCGCGCAATGGCCACGCGCCTACACCACCGGCTGTTGCCGGGCAAGCAGGTCGAACTCGACGGCGTGGCGCTGGCCGGCGACGCGCAGGTGCTGATCACCAGCGCGGCGCGCGTGCGCATCGACGGGGTCGGCGAACTGGAAATCCTGCCCGGCGGACGCGACCTGCCGGCCCTGCTCGACGAACTGCGCGCGCGCGGCGCCGAACGCGATGCGCTGCTCGGCAAGCTGGGCGTGCCCGACCTGGCCGGCGCCGAGGCGCGCCTGGCGGCCAGCGAGCAGGCCCGGCGCGACCTGGACATGGCGCGCAAGGCCTTGCGCATCCACGCGCCCGACGGTGTGCCGGCCCTGCAGGCCGAGCAGGCCGCCACGGCCCGGCGCCGCGACCAACTGCAGGCGCGCCTGCAGGCCTTGCCGCCGGCGGCGGCGGGGGACATGCCGCCGCTGGCCGAAATCCAGCAGGCGCTGCGGGCGGCCGAACAGGCTGCCGAGCATGGCGCTCGGGCAACGGTGGCGGCGCGCACCGAACTGGACACCCAGGCCGCCCGCGCGCAATTGCTGCAAGCCCAATGGCAGGCGCGCGAGCAGGATTACGCGGGCGAGCAGCGCAGCGCGCAGCGCGCCCAACGGGGCTTGCGGCTGGTCGAGGCGCGCGCCTTGCGCGACAGCCTGGCCCGCCGCGCCAAGGAGGCCGGCGCGGCGCTGGCGGCGCACCAACCCGAACTGGTCGAACAGGACCTGCAGCGCTACGAGCGTTCGGCCGCGCTGGAGCGCGAGGCCCAGCATCGCCGCCATGGCGAGTTGCTGCAATTGCAGGGCCGCCTGGAACAGGCCGGCGCCCAGGGGCTGGGCGAGCAGTTGCTGCTGGCCGAGGCCGACCTGCAGCGGCTGGCCCGGCGGCGCGCCGAATACGTGGAACGCGCCGAGGCGCTGGACTTGCTGTGGCGCCTGCTCGACGAACACCGCACCGCCGCCACCCAGCGTCTGCTCGAACCCCTGGCCCGCCGCCTGCAGCACTACCTGGCGCTGCTGTTCCCGGGCGCGCAATGGCGCCTGGACGAGACGCTGATGCCGGTGGCGCTGCGGCGCGACGGCCTGGAAGATGGCCTGGACGCGCTCAGTTTCGGCACGCGCGAGCAACTGGGCGTGCTGGCGCGCCTGGCCTACGCGGATCTGCTGGCGCAAGCCGGCCGGCCCGCGCTGCTGGTGCTGGACGACGCGCTGGTCCATGCCGACGACGCGCGGCGCGATCTGATCAAGCGCGCCCTGTTCGACGCCGCCTCGCGGCACCAGGTGCTGCTGTTTACCTGCCACGCCGAAGCCTGGCGCGACATGGGCGTCCCATTGCGGGAACTGCCGTCGGGCGGGTGA
- the guaA gene encoding glutamine-hydrolyzing GMP synthase — protein sequence MHQRILILDYGSQVTQLIARRVREAGVYSEIHAGDVDDAFVRDQVAQGLKGIILSGSHASAYEEGSMRVPAAVFDVGVPVLGICYGMQSMAQQLGGTVSFSDHREFGYAEVRAHGHTKLLDGLADFTTDEGHGMLKVWMSHGDKVTELPPGFKLMASTASCPIAGMADESRGFYAVQFHPEVTHTVQGKAMLARFVKDICGCEGDWNMPDYISEAVARIREQVGSDEVILGLSGGVDSSVAAALIHRAIGDQLTCVFVDHGLLRLDEGKQVMQTFTENMGVKIVHVDATSQFMGKLTGVADPEAKRKIIGREFVEVFQDEAGKLQGAKWLAQGTIYPDVIESAGAKTGKATSIKSHHNVGGLPDTLNLQLLEPLRELFKDEVRELGVALGLPPQMVYRHPFPGPGLGVRILGEVKHEYAELLRRADAIFIEELRNAKDPASGLTWYELTSQAFAVFLPVKSVGVMGDGRTYEYVVALRAVQTFDFMTADWAPLPHPLLARVSSRIINEVRGINRVVYDVSSKPPATIEWE from the coding sequence ATGCACCAGCGCATCCTCATTCTTGACTACGGTTCGCAAGTCACCCAGCTGATCGCCCGCCGCGTCCGCGAAGCCGGCGTCTACTCCGAAATCCACGCCGGCGACGTCGACGATGCCTTCGTGCGCGACCAGGTCGCGCAGGGCCTCAAGGGCATCATCCTCTCGGGCAGCCACGCGTCGGCCTACGAAGAAGGCTCGATGCGCGTGCCGGCGGCCGTGTTCGACGTGGGCGTGCCCGTGCTGGGCATCTGCTACGGCATGCAGTCCATGGCGCAACAGCTGGGCGGCACCGTCAGCTTCAGCGACCACCGCGAATTCGGCTACGCCGAAGTGCGCGCCCATGGCCACACCAAACTGCTCGACGGTCTGGCCGACTTCACCACCGACGAAGGCCACGGCATGCTCAAGGTGTGGATGAGCCATGGCGACAAGGTCACCGAACTGCCGCCCGGCTTCAAGCTGATGGCCTCCACCGCCTCGTGCCCCATCGCCGGCATGGCCGATGAAAGCCGCGGCTTCTACGCCGTGCAGTTCCACCCCGAAGTCACCCACACCGTCCAGGGCAAGGCCATGCTGGCGCGCTTCGTCAAGGACATCTGCGGCTGCGAGGGCGACTGGAACATGCCCGACTACATCTCGGAAGCGGTCGCCCGCATCCGCGAACAGGTCGGCAGCGACGAAGTCATCCTCGGCCTGTCCGGCGGCGTCGACTCCTCGGTGGCCGCCGCGCTCATCCACCGCGCCATCGGCGACCAGCTCACCTGCGTCTTCGTCGACCACGGCCTGCTGCGACTGGACGAAGGCAAACAGGTCATGCAGACCTTCACCGAGAACATGGGCGTCAAGATCGTCCACGTCGACGCCACCAGCCAGTTCATGGGCAAGCTGACCGGCGTCGCCGACCCCGAAGCCAAGCGCAAGATCATCGGCCGCGAATTCGTCGAAGTCTTTCAGGACGAAGCCGGCAAGCTGCAAGGCGCCAAATGGCTGGCGCAAGGCACCATCTACCCCGACGTCATCGAATCGGCCGGCGCCAAGACCGGCAAGGCCACCTCGATCAAATCGCACCACAACGTCGGTGGCCTGCCCGACACGCTCAACCTGCAACTGCTCGAGCCGCTGCGCGAACTGTTCAAGGACGAAGTGCGCGAACTGGGCGTGGCCCTGGGCCTGCCGCCGCAGATGGTCTATCGCCACCCGTTCCCCGGCCCCGGCCTGGGCGTGCGCATCCTGGGCGAAGTCAAGCACGAGTACGCCGAACTGCTGCGCCGCGCCGACGCCATCTTCATCGAGGAACTGCGCAACGCCAAGGACCCGGCCAGCGGCCTGACCTGGTACGAACTCACCTCGCAAGCCTTCGCCGTCTTCCTGCCCGTCAAATCGGTCGGCGTCATGGGCGACGGCCGCACCTACGAATACGTCGTCGCCCTGCGCGCCGTGCAGACCTTCGACTTCATGACCGCCGACTGGGCGCCCCTGCCGCACCCGCTGCTGGCGCGCGTCTCCTCGCGCATCATCAACGAAGTGCGCGGCATCAACCGGGTGGTGTACGACGTATCGAGCAAGCCGCCTGCGACGATTGAGTGGGAGTGA
- a CDS encoding metallophosphoesterase family protein, whose protein sequence is MTRFIHTADWQIGRQYGQFDSDDAAVLAEARLEAVARIAAQASELAVDAVLVAGDVFDTQSVSDRTIRRLFGAMQAYEGPWVLIAGNHDAALADSVWSRARRLECIGTNVHVPQDTAAVELPLAGLAVLAAPLTQRHTYDDVTAAFDTMDSAAGLVRVGLAHGSVADRLPEQADAANPIAPDRAQRARLDYLALGDWHGCLRIDERTWYAGTPEPDRFRGNAPGYALLVEVAAPGAPPQVRQLEVGKYRWSHWVERLDLASDAEDLGHRLAGLQAGDVLRLELHGALSLARRWDALRRDVERAAARVRALVADSAGLVLEPDAADLAALSVDGYVGAAAARLQAMQGDGAQAAAARVALRLLLQYQRELAEGAS, encoded by the coding sequence GTGACCCGATTCATTCATACCGCGGATTGGCAGATCGGCCGCCAGTACGGCCAGTTCGACAGCGATGACGCGGCCGTGCTGGCCGAGGCGCGGCTGGAGGCCGTGGCCCGCATTGCCGCCCAGGCCAGCGAACTGGCCGTCGACGCCGTGCTGGTGGCCGGCGACGTCTTCGATACGCAAAGCGTTTCGGATCGCACGATCCGGCGCCTGTTCGGCGCCATGCAGGCCTACGAGGGCCCGTGGGTGCTGATCGCCGGCAACCACGATGCGGCGCTGGCCGACAGCGTCTGGTCGCGCGCGCGCCGGCTCGAGTGCATCGGAACCAACGTCCACGTTCCCCAGGACACGGCCGCGGTCGAGCTGCCGCTGGCGGGGCTGGCCGTGCTGGCCGCGCCGCTGACCCAGCGCCATACCTATGACGATGTGACTGCCGCGTTCGACACCATGGACAGCGCCGCGGGCCTGGTGCGCGTGGGGCTGGCGCACGGCAGCGTGGCCGACCGGCTGCCCGAGCAGGCCGATGCCGCCAACCCGATCGCGCCGGACCGCGCGCAGCGCGCCCGGCTGGACTATCTGGCGCTGGGCGACTGGCACGGCTGCCTGCGCATCGACGAACGCACCTGGTATGCCGGCACGCCCGAGCCCGACCGCTTTCGCGGCAATGCCCCGGGATATGCGCTGCTCGTGGAGGTGGCGGCGCCAGGCGCGCCGCCGCAGGTGCGCCAGCTGGAGGTCGGCAAATATCGCTGGTCGCACTGGGTCGAGCGGCTGGACCTGGCTTCCGATGCCGAGGATCTGGGCCACCGGTTGGCCGGCCTGCAGGCCGGCGACGTGCTGCGCCTGGAACTGCACGGCGCGCTGTCGCTGGCGCGGCGCTGGGACGCATTGCGCCGCGATGTCGAGCGCGCCGCGGCGCGCGTGCGCGCGCTGGTCGCCGACAGCGCCGGACTGGTGCTGGAGCCGGATGCGGCCGACCTGGCCGCGCTCTCGGTCGATGGCTACGTGGGCGCGGCCGCCGCGCGCCTGCAGGCCATGCAGGGCGACGGCGCGCAGGCCGCCGCAGCGCGCGTCGCGCTGCGGCTGCTGCTGCAATACCAGCGCGAGCTGGCGGAGGGCGCTTCGTGA
- a CDS encoding IS481-like element IS481 family transposase — protein sequence MNTHKHARLTFLRRLEMVQQLIAHQVCVPEAARAYGVTAPTVRKWLGRFLAQGQAGLADASSRPTVSPRAIAPAKALAIVELRRKRLTQARIAQALGVSASTVSRVLARAGLSHLADLEPAEPVVRYEHQAPGDLLHIDIKKLGRIQRPGHRVTGNRRDTVEGAGWDFVFVAIDDHARVAFTDIHPDERFPSAVQFLKDAVAYYQRLGVTIQRLLTDNGSAFRSRAFAALCHELGIKHRFTRPYRPQTNGKAERFIQSALREWAYAHTYQNSQHRADAMKSWLHHYNWHRPHQGIGRAVPISRLNLDEYNLLTVHI from the coding sequence ATGAACACCCATAAGCATGCCCGATTGACCTTCCTACGTCGACTCGAAATGGTCCAGCAATTGATCGCCCATCAAGTTTGTGTGCCTGAAGCGGCCCGCGCCTATGGGGTCACCGCGCCGACTGTGCGCAAATGGCTGGGCCGCTTCCTGGCTCAGGGCCAGGCGGGCTTGGCCGATGCGTCCTCGCGCCCGACGGTCTCGCCCCGAGCGATTGCGCCGGCCAAGGCGCTGGCTATCGTGGAGCTGCGCCGCAAGCGGCTGACCCAAGCGCGCATCGCCCAGGCGCTGGGCGTGTCAGCCAGCACCGTCAGCCGCGTCCTGGCCCGCGCCGGTCTGTCGCACCTGGCCGACCTGGAGCCGGCCGAGCCGGTGGTGCGCTACGAGCATCAGGCCCCCGGCGATCTGCTGCACATCGACATCAAGAAGCTGGGACGTATCCAGCGCCCTGGCCACCGGGTCACGGGCAACCGACGCGATACCGTTGAGGGGGCCGGCTGGGACTTCGTCTTCGTGGCCATCGATGACCACGCCCGCGTGGCCTTCACCGACATCCACCCCGACGAGCGCTTCCCCAGCGCCGTCCAGTTCCTCAAGGACGCAGTGGCCTACTACCAGCGCCTGGGCGTGACCATCCAGCGCTTGCTCACCGACAATGGCTCGGCCTTTCGCAGCCGCGCCTTCGCCGCGCTGTGCCATGAGCTGGGCATCAAGCACCGCTTTACCCGACCTTACCGCCCACAGACCAATGGCAAGGCCGAACGCTTCATCCAGTCGGCCTTGCGTGAGTGGGCTTACGCTCACACCTACCAGAACTCCCAACACCGAGCCGATGCCATGAAATCCTGGCTACACCACTACAACTGGCATCGACCCCACCAAGGCATCGGGCGCGCTGTACCCATCTCCAGACTCAACCTGGACGAATACAACCTATTGACAGTTCACATCTAG
- a CDS encoding DUF2239 family protein, which yields MTTPMPIYTAFAGHALLAAGPLAEVALAARRAADGDAGAAVFIYEDATGRAIDVDTRGTDAEIVARLPLPLPLPTPVEPEAEPEGSPARPRGRGRPRLGVVAREVTLLPRHWDWLAGQPGGASVALRKLVEQARREHAGADALRRGRDAAYTFMSAAAGNLPGFEEAVRALYAGDAERLAAHMAGWPADVRAYALRLAGAADLPA from the coding sequence ATGACGACTCCCATGCCTATCTATACCGCCTTCGCCGGCCATGCCCTGCTGGCGGCCGGCCCGCTGGCCGAGGTGGCGCTGGCGGCGCGCCGCGCCGCCGATGGCGATGCCGGCGCCGCGGTGTTCATTTACGAGGATGCCACCGGACGCGCCATCGATGTGGACACCCGGGGCACCGACGCGGAAATCGTCGCGCGCCTGCCGCTGCCGCTGCCGCTGCCGACGCCCGTCGAGCCCGAGGCCGAGCCCGAGGGCAGCCCTGCCCGGCCGCGCGGCCGGGGCCGCCCCAGGCTGGGCGTGGTGGCGCGCGAAGTGACGCTGCTGCCGCGTCACTGGGATTGGCTGGCCGGACAGCCCGGCGGCGCCTCGGTGGCGTTGCGCAAGCTGGTCGAGCAGGCGCGCCGCGAGCATGCCGGCGCCGACGCGCTGCGCCGCGGACGCGACGCCGCCTATACCTTCATGAGCGCGGCGGCGGGCAACCTGCCCGGCTTCGAGGAAGCCGTCCGCGCACTGTATGCCGGCGACGCCGAGCGGCTGGCGGCGCACATGGCCGGCTGGCCGGCCGATGTGCGCGCCTACGCCCTGCGCCTGGCCGGCGCGGCGGACCTGCCGGCCTAG
- a CDS encoding TetR/AcrR family transcriptional regulator, whose product MYDRIYSMMKNPICAITPNPAMTQLAPSPTVDGRRLRGERARARVLDEAVKLLSVEGLDGITFGQVAERAEVGKSNLQVLFGDKERLQLAALDHAIGLYQAQVIEPAMRKRTPLARLRALMNGWFDFVETRQLPGGCVITAASSEYRARPGPLRDAIRQYRDGARARLRELIRQAKAQGQLAADTNEARLAMDLLAYQAFANVAASMDDAAEFKRAKAAVAQMLAGGAG is encoded by the coding sequence ATGTACGATCGTATTTATAGTATGATGAAAAACCCCATCTGCGCAATCACGCCGAACCCTGCCATGACTCAACTCGCCCCCTCCCCCACCGTCGACGGCCGCCGGTTGCGCGGCGAACGCGCGCGCGCACGCGTCCTGGACGAAGCCGTCAAACTCCTCTCCGTCGAGGGACTGGATGGCATCACCTTCGGCCAGGTCGCCGAGCGGGCCGAAGTGGGAAAAAGCAATCTCCAGGTGCTGTTCGGCGACAAGGAACGCCTGCAACTGGCGGCCCTGGACCATGCGATCGGCCTGTACCAGGCCCAGGTCATCGAACCGGCCATGCGCAAGCGCACGCCCTTGGCGCGGCTGCGCGCGCTGATGAACGGCTGGTTCGACTTCGTGGAGACCCGTCAGCTGCCGGGCGGCTGCGTCATTACCGCGGCCAGCAGCGAATACCGCGCCCGCCCCGGACCGCTACGGGACGCCATCCGGCAATACCGCGATGGCGCCCGCGCACGCCTGCGCGAACTGATTCGCCAAGCCAAAGCCCAGGGCCAGCTCGCCGCCGACACCAACGAAGCCAGACTGGCCATGGACCTGCTCGCCTACCAGGCATTCGCCAACGTCGCCGCGTCGATGGACGACGCCGCGGAGTTCAAGCGCGCAAAGGCCGCCGTCGCGCAAATGCTTGCGGGCGGTGCGGGCTGA
- the guaB gene encoding IMP dehydrogenase: protein MRLVQKALTFDDVLLVPAYSEVLPRDTSLTTRLTRNITLNIPLVSAAMDTVTEARLAIAMAQEGGIGIIHKNLSADDQAKEVARVKRHEFGIVIDPVTVTPDMKVRDAIALQRQHGISGLPVVEGRKLVGIVTNRDLRFEDRLDQPLRNIMTPQDRLVTMKEGATLDEAQALMHKHRLERVLIVNDAFELRGLATVKDIVKNTEHPYACKDSQGQLRVGAAVGVGAGTEERVEKLVAAGVDVIIVDTAHGHSAGVLERVRWVKQNYPKVEVIGGNIATAAAARALVEAGADGVKVGIGPGSICTTRIVAGVGVPQISAISDVAKALEGTGVPLIADGGIRYSGDVAKALAAGAFACMMGGMFAGTEEAPGEVVLFQGRSYKSYRGMGSLGAMADGSADRYFQDPANNADKLVPEGIEGRVPYKGSVLAIIYQLVGGIRASMGYCGCASIDDMRTKTQFVEITSAGVRESHVHDVQITKEAPNYRAD from the coding sequence ATGCGTCTCGTTCAAAAAGCACTCACCTTCGACGACGTGTTGCTGGTGCCTGCTTACTCCGAAGTGTTGCCGCGCGACACCTCGCTGACCACCCGCCTTACCCGCAACATCACCCTGAACATTCCGCTCGTGTCCGCCGCCATGGACACCGTGACCGAAGCGCGCCTGGCCATCGCCATGGCGCAGGAAGGCGGGATAGGGATCATCCACAAGAATCTGTCGGCCGATGACCAGGCCAAGGAAGTCGCGCGCGTCAAGCGCCACGAATTCGGCATCGTCATCGACCCGGTTACCGTCACCCCCGACATGAAGGTGCGCGACGCCATCGCGCTGCAGCGCCAGCATGGCATCTCGGGCCTGCCGGTGGTCGAAGGGCGCAAGCTGGTCGGCATCGTCACCAACCGCGACCTGCGCTTCGAAGACCGCCTCGACCAGCCCCTGCGCAACATCATGACGCCGCAGGACCGCCTGGTCACCATGAAGGAAGGCGCCACCCTCGACGAAGCCCAGGCGCTGATGCACAAGCACCGCCTCGAGCGCGTGCTCATCGTCAACGACGCCTTCGAGCTGCGCGGCCTGGCCACCGTCAAGGACATCGTCAAGAACACCGAACACCCCTACGCCTGCAAGGACAGCCAGGGCCAGCTGCGCGTGGGCGCGGCCGTGGGCGTGGGCGCCGGCACCGAAGAGCGGGTCGAGAAACTCGTGGCCGCCGGCGTCGACGTCATCATCGTCGACACCGCGCACGGCCACTCGGCCGGCGTGCTCGAGCGCGTGCGCTGGGTCAAGCAGAACTACCCCAAGGTCGAAGTCATCGGCGGCAATATCGCCACCGCCGCCGCCGCGCGCGCGCTGGTCGAAGCCGGCGCCGACGGCGTCAAGGTCGGCATCGGCCCGGGCTCCATCTGCACCACGCGCATCGTGGCCGGTGTGGGCGTGCCCCAGATCAGCGCCATCTCCGACGTGGCCAAGGCCCTCGAAGGCACCGGCGTGCCCCTCATCGCCGACGGAGGCATCCGCTACTCGGGCGACGTCGCCAAGGCGCTGGCCGCCGGCGCGTTCGCCTGCATGATGGGCGGCATGTTCGCCGGCACCGAGGAAGCCCCCGGCGAAGTCGTGCTGTTCCAGGGCCGCTCGTACAAGTCGTACCGCGGCATGGGCAGCCTGGGCGCGATGGCCGACGGTTCGGCCGACCGCTACTTCCAGGATCCCGCCAACAACGCCGACAAGCTGGTGCCCGAAGGCATCGAAGGCCGCGTGCCCTACAAGGGCAGCGTGCTGGCCATCATCTACCAGCTGGTGGGCGGCATCCGCGCCTCGATGGGCTACTGCGGCTGCGCCAGCATCGACGACATGCGCACCAAGACGCAGTTCGTCGAAATCACCTCCGCCGGCGTACGTGAATCGCATGTCCACGACGTGCAGATCACCAAGGAGGCGCCGAACTACCGCGCCGACTGA